In Rhinoderma darwinii isolate aRhiDar2 unplaced genomic scaffold, aRhiDar2.hap1 Scaffold_2204, whole genome shotgun sequence, one genomic interval encodes:
- the LOC142701755 gene encoding protein canopy homolog 3-like has protein sequence MVYVARASAMWFLLLLPLGVRLAGAVDNEWVHLPNKCEVCKYVAVELKSSFDETSRTREVIDTRYGFLDGDKKQNKIKYTNS, from the exons ATGGTTTACGTTGCGAGG GCGTCAGCTATGTGGTTCCTGCTTCTTCTCCCGCTCGGCGTCCGGCTGGCCGGCGCGGTGGACAATGAATGGGTTCATCTCCCCAATAAATGTGAAG TCTGTAAATACGTGGCGGTGGAGCTGAAGTCCTCGTTTGATGAGACGTCCCGGACACGTGAAGTTATTGACACTCGCTATGGGTTTCTAGACGGCGACAAGAAGCAAAATAAGATCAAATACACAAATTCGTGA